Genomic segment of Dehalogenimonas alkenigignens:
TTACCGCCTGTTCCGCGCCATCCACGTAATAGCGCGTGAACTGCTTCTGGGAAAATATAATGTTGTTCTCGATGCCACCAGTCTGTCCGAGGACTCGCGTCAGCCGCTATACTCCATCGCCGCGGCTACCGGGGCAGAGGCCATCGTCGTTTATCTGAGCACGCCTCGGGAGACCGCCAAAACCAGGTTGATTGATAGAATATCACGGCGCGACGGCTACTCCGATGCCGACTGGGCGGTGTACCAGAGGCTTGAAGCCGGTTATGAGCCGATCAGAGAACCTCATTATGAAGTCAATAACGCTATGGACATTTCCGCTGTTATTGATAGAATAATGGCGCAAACGAGAGGGAATAGTTGAAGGAGTCTAATGGACATCAAACTTATCACCGGAGACATAAACAAAATCAAGGCTGACGCCGTAATTGTCAGCATATTCGAAGATGCCGAAGGCAGCGAACTCGAAAAAGACCTGGACAAAGCCCTCGCCGGGGCAGTGGCCGAGTTACGGAAAAAGAAAGAGATCAGGGGCAAGGCCTCGGAACTCACTGTCATCCATTCGCTGGGCAAGATCAACGCGGCCAAAGCCGCGATCCTCGGTCTGGGTAAGAAAAAAGAACTGGACGCCGCCCGGCTGCGGTCGGCGGTCGCCGACGCCTGCCGGGGGCTGCAGCGCAAGAATAATGTCGAGTTAGCTTTGGCGCTGCCAGAGACCAGCCTCAGCGTTAGCGACATCGGCCGGGTGACGGCTGAAGCGGCTTACCTTGGCAGCTACAGCTACCGCCGGCACCTGACCAAAGAAGCTGAATACGGCGATATCAAGTCTCTCGTTGTCCTTTTCGAGACGAAACTCGACAAAGATGAATTCGACAGGGGCGCTCGTAAAGGCGAGATTACCGCCCAGGCCATCAGGCTGGCCCGGGACATGGCTAACGAACCTTCAAATCACATGGCGCCGGAGGATATGGCGGACATCGCCGAGAAAGTCGGCCGGGAATCCGGCGTCAAGGTAGAGGTTCTTGACAGGAAGGACATGGAGAAACTGGGCATGGGCGGTTTGCTTGGGGTATCCCAGGCATCGTTCGAGAAGCATCCCCCCAAACTCATCATCATGCGGTATAAAGGCGGCGACGGCGAGAGTTGGGATTTAGCCCTGGTCGGCAAAGGGCTCACCTTCGATACCGGCGGCATCTCCATCAAGCCGGCTGATAAAATGGAAGACATGAAGTTTGACATGAGCGGCGGAGCGGCTGCCATCGCCGCCATGAGCGCTATCGGCAAGCTGAAACTGAAGATCAACGTCATAGCCGCGGTACCGGCTACGGAGAACATGCCCGGCGGCGGCGCTTATAAACCGGGCGATGTCCTCAAGATGTTTACCGGCAAAACAGTGGAGGTAATCAGCACCGACGCTGAGGGGCGTCTCATCCTGGCTGACGCCCTGGGCTACCTCGTCAAGGAAGCCAAACCCAGGGCTATCATCGATATGGCGACGCTCACCGGCGCCTGCGTCATCGCCCTGGGCGGCATCACCACCGCGGCCATCACTAACAACCAGCCCTTATGCGACAAGGTGATCAGGGCGGGCTCGGTTGCGGGCGAACGGATCTGGCAACTGCCGGCCTACGACGAGTACAAAGAACAATATAAGAGCGACTACGCGGACATCAAAAACGTCGGCGGCCGACCGGCTGGCACAATCACCGCCGGCCTGTTCCTCGGGGAATTTGTCGGCGAAACGCCCTGGGTGCATCTGGACATTGCCGGCACGGCTTATGGCGAGAGAGAGAAAGGACACCTGACCAAGGGCGGCAGCGGGGTGCCGGTGGCGACGCTTGTCAGCCTGGCGGAGATGCTGGCGGGAGAGTAGAAGTCCTAGTCCTAAAGTCCGACTCGCCTTGACATGGTTTTAATCGTTATGATAATCTAACCCATCATGTTCCAAGGCAGGTTCGGCCATACATTCTCCTTTACCCGGCGCACTAGGGTGCGCTTGGGTAGGTCGAATACAAACTAGAAACTTAGAAGGCGAAAATTAAGACCACCTCCCAAGCGGGGGTGGTTCTTATTTATGGGGGTTTTCCGTATTTGGAGCCGCAGACCATACCGGGCCTCATAAAACGCAATGCGGAACAATGGCCGGATAAGGCGGCCATGTGCTACAAGAACCTTGGCGTGTGGCACCGATATACCTGGTCGGACTACTTCAACAAGGTCAAGCATTTTTCGTTAGGTTTAATAAAGTTAGGTCTTAAACCCGGCGACATCGTTGCCATCATCGGCGATAACGAGCCTGAGTGGTTCTGGGGGGAATTCGCGGTCCAGGCTGCCGGGGCAATCCCAACCGGCATTTTTGTCGATGCGGTTCCCGATGAAGTGAAGTTCGTGGTGAACCATTCAGGAGCGCGGTTTGCCCTTGCCAACGACCAGGAGCAGGCTGATAAGTTCTTAGAGATTCGGGACGCCGCGCCGCAGCTGAAAAAAGTCATCTACTGGGATCCCAAGGGCTTGAAGAACTATGACGACCCGCTGCTCACCGGATTCCGTGAAGTCGTCGAAATGGGTATGGAGTTTGAAAAAGAACACCCGGGCTTGTTCGAGGAAAACCTGGGAAAAATAAAACCCGCCGACACCGCCTTCATCTACTATACCTCCGGCACCACCGGTACCCAAAAAGCCGCCATACTGACTCACAAAGCTCTTATCGCCACCGCCTCCGGCTTTGTCACCCGCTACCCGCTCGATCAAAAAAGCGACCTGATATCCAACTTCCCGGCTGCCTGGGTCGGCGACAGTTTTTTCGCCACTGTTCCGCATATCCTCTCCGGCGCTCGTCTAAATTTCCCGGAGGAGCCGGAAACCATCGCTTCGGATACTCGGGAGATAGGGCCGCACTTTGCTATTTATGGACCGCGGCAGTGGGAAGGGATTGTCTCCGATATCCAGGTCAAGATGATGGACGCCCACCCGTTCAAACGATTGGCTTACAAAGCATTGCTGCCGGTAGGCTACAGAATGGCTGAGGCCAGGTTGTCCGGCGTAGAGCCTTCTGCGTTCTGGAAAGCGCTCGGGAAAGCGTCTGACGGCGTGATGTTCCGGCCGCTGAAGGATAGATTAGGTCTCTCGCGCGTCCGCTGGGCGGTCACCGGTTCATCCGTGCTGGCGCTTGATACTTTCAAGCTAATTCACGCCATCGGCATTGAACTGAGGCAGAACTATGCGTCTACCGAGGCAGGCTTTATCTCCTCCCACGGTCAGGGTGACATCGCCTTCGAGAGCGTCGGCCGGCCGGCCCTTAATACCGAAGTGCGGCTGACCGGTGAAGGTGAACTATACGTCCGGTCTGACTGCATGTTCTCCGGGTATTACAAAGACGAGGCCAAAACCAAAGAAAGTTTCGCCCCGGGCGGCTGGTTCCGCACCGGAGATGCGGTTAATATCAACGAGGCCGGTCACATCGTTTTCCTGGATCGATTGAAGGACATGGGAGAACTGAGGAGCGGGGTGAAATTTGCCCCGCAATATATCGAAGGCCGCTTGAGGTTTTCGCCGTATATTAAAGACGCCATGGTCCTGGGTGACAAAGAAAAAGATTTTGCCGCGGCCATCATCAACATCGATTTCGCTATGGTTTCCAAATGGGCGCAAAATCACCATCTGAACTTCACGACCTATGTCGACCTATCGCAGAGGAAAGAAATCGCGGATCTCGTGAATAAGGACATAGCCAGGGTCAACAGTTTTCTGCCGGAACACTCACGGGTAAGGAAGTTCGTAATACTGCACAAAGAATTCGACCCCGATGAAGCGGAGCTTACCCGCACCCGGAAACTCAGACGCGGAGCCATGTACCAGCGCTACGCCGACCTTATCGAGGCGATGTACGCCGAGAACAAAGAGGTCAAGGTGGAGGCGCCGGTGACCTACCGTGATGGGCGTAAGGGCGTAGTGACTACTTCGATAAAGGTGAGGTCACTCTAATGGCTGACCTGATGCAGTTTGTCCTTACCGGCATCACGGTGGGCCTGGTGTACTCGCTGATTGCCCTGGGCTTCACCTTCATCTGGAAATCCTCGTCTGTGGCCAACCTCGCCCTCGGGCAGATGGTGTTGCTCTTTTCCTGGATCGCCTATGGCACTATGGAGCAGGCTGGACTGCCGTTCTGGGCCGGACTGCCGGTGACCATCGCCGCCGCGGCCGGATTGGGCTGGGTACTCGAGCGCGTCGTGCTGCGACCGTTAATCGGTCAACCCATACTCTCACTCATCACCGTTACTCTTGGAGTAGCCTTCCTGTTTGAAGGCCTGGTCGCCATGTTCTGGCCTATTTCCACCGCCGCAATGCCGGACTTCATCCCGGACGAGCCGGTACAGATACTTGGAGCGGTTGTCTCCCAGGAATACCTCTGGGCGGCCGGCATCGCCCTGGTACTTTTCATACTGGTCAGCATCTTCTTCCGCTATCACAAGATGGGCGTGGCTATGCGCGCCACCGCCGACGACCAGATGGCGGTCTGGGCTTGCGGCATTCCGGTGACCAAAATATTCTCCGTTTCCTGGATGTTCGCCGGAGCGCTGGCGGCTATCGGCGGCGTACTGATGAGTTCCATCGGCGGCATTACTCACGGCCTCGTCGAAACCGGGCTTAAGTCGTTTTCGGTGGTCATCCTCGGAGGGCTGGACTCTTTCCTCGGGGCTATCGTCGCCGGTCCAATAATCGGACTGGCGGAAAACCTGGGCGGCGGCTATTTGACCGAATTGACCTGGTCAGGCGTTAAAGATGTCATCCCGTTTATCATTATCGTCATCGTACTCTTCATCAAGCCTTATGGTTTGTTCGGTCAGGAACGCATCGAGAGGATATGAGGTTTTGTCAATCGTTTTGAAACGGCGGGATGTAATATGAGCGGCGGGCTGCCCTGCGGGACTCGGAACTTCAGCTATGCCGCCGATATGGCCATTTTCCGGACCAAGACCCATTGGGCCCTGCTGATTATCGGCCTCATAGTGCTGTTTACCGCGCCGTTGTACCTGTCAGTCTATTGGCTGGGCGTGGTCAATCTCATCGGCATCACCATCATCGCCGCCACCGGCCTCAACCTCCTCACCGGTTATTGCGGCCAGCTCTCGGTCGGTCACGCCGGCTTCATCGCCGTGGGCGCCTTCACCTCAGCGGTGCTGACCTCCCGCCTGGAACTGCCTTTTCTGGTCGCCCTGCCTGCCGCGGGGCTGCTGGCAGGCGGCATCGGTATAATTTTCGGCGTCGCTTCTCTGAGGGTCAAGGGTTTTTATCTGGCGATTTCGACCATCGCCGCCCAGATCATCATCATCTGGGTGATAAATCACCTAAGTATCACCGGCGGTTTCCTGGGCATGAGTGTGCCGCGTGCTGAAATCTTCGGAATCACTTTCCGGTCGCCGCAAAGCCTGTTTTTCCTGATCATGATTGCTGTTGTTATAGTAATCTTTTTCGCCAAGAACCTGGCGAGGACGCGCATTGGCCGGGCTTTCGTGGCAGTGCGGGACAATGATCTGGCCGCTGAAGTCATGGGTATCAACCTCTTCCGCTATAAACTTATCGCCTTTTTCATAGGCTGCTTTTTGGCCGGTATCGCCGGCTCGCTGACCGCTCACTGGATTGGATTTGTGTCAACTGAGCATTTCTCAATCACCGACTCCATTTTGTATGTAGGCATGATTATTATCGGCGGGGCCGGGACAACACTCGGCCCGATACTGGGTGCCGTTGCCATTCGCTTGCTTCAGCAGGGCGTTACTTATATTTCCACGCCTTTAGCCGGAATCGACTGGTTGCCGCCCGGCTTCACTGCAGGTTTGGCGCCTTTTACCTTCGGCCTGGTTATCGTGCTTTTCCTGGTACTTGAACCGCGGGGATTGGCCCATCGCTGGAATCTCTTCAAAGCCTCCTACCGGCTGTGGCCTTTTTCATACTGACGGTAGGGGAGGATAGGTATATGTGAGGCGTAAAAAGCGGTATTCGGGGAAAATATACGGAGGGATGAGATGAAAGGAAACAGTTTAGCGCGTAAACTCTCGGTCATTTTACTTACGGTTATTGTAGCCGGCCTGCCGGTACTGACGGCCGGTTGCGACGACAACGGCGGCGGTCAAACAACCGCGCCTACCAGTACTGTCAAACAGCCGCTGAAGATCGGCATCATGTACCCCCAAACGGGCGTAGCGGCGGCCAAAGGGCAGCCCATGGCCGCCGGCGTTCTGGATGCCATCAAATATATCAACGAGGAAAAGGGCGGGGTTCTCGGGCACCAGATTGAAGTCATCTCCCGCGATAACGGTTATGACGCGGCTAAGGCAACCACCATAATCAACGAATTCATTTCCAGCAAGGCCTTGCTGTTCACCACCCAGGCCTCGGCAATGATGTCGGTGGTGATGGGCATTGCCAACGAAGCGAGTCTGCCCGGTTTCACTGTCTTCTCAGCCCCGTCGATCACGCAACCGGCCAAACACATTTACGCCCAGATGCCGGACTACGGGGACGGCTGGGCGATCTTTGCGGACTACTACATGAAGAACGTTTGGAAGGGCACCGGAAAGCCCAAAATGGCGCTGATGCTCCTTAATAATTCTACCGGGTATGGCGCCAAAGACGCCGCCGATAAACTGGCGGCCACCATGGGTATCGAAATAGTAGCCGTCGAGGAGCATACTTCGACCACAGCCAACGAAATTGAGGCCCTCACCCGCATCGCCGCCAAGAACCCGGATGTGATCTTCATCTCCAGCACGCCGCAGCCCACTTCTATAATTGTCAAAGGTATCCGCGACATCCAGGCGACCGGAAAATTTGCCGGATTAACCATCGGCTGCGGCCACGCTTCCTATACCAGTCAGCTCGTCGACCTGGCCGGCGCGGCCAAAGTCGAGGGCGTCTACGGCGTCTTCCCCACCGTGAGCTGGGGCGAGAACGTTGCCGGCATGGCCAAGATGACAGAGTATGTCAACAAATATCATCCGGACTTCAAAAACAACATGGACTATATTACCGCCTGGGCTGAGGGGCTTTTGATCGCCAAAATCCTGGAAACGGCCATTCAGAATACCCCCGGCGGGGCGGCCAACCTGACTCCGGCCAATGTGGAGAAGTACGGTTTCCAGATGCTAAACTACGACGTTGAGGGGTTGCACGGCCCGGTTAAATACACTCCCGGCGACAACCGCCTCTCCAAAGGCATGCGTGTTTTCCAGGTCAAGAGCGGCGTCATCACCGCTATCTCCAACTGGATTAATGCCGCCTACATCGACTACGGGTTAAAGTAAGATTTACATCGGCGGTGGGGGCGAAAGTCCCCACCGCCGAAAGGCAGCAATGCTCAAGCTCAACAATATCGAGGTCGCTTACCTCAACGTCATCCGTGTGCTGCACGGGGTGTCACTCTCGGTGCCTGACGGGCAAATCGTCACTTTGCTCGGCGCCAACGGCGCCGGTAAGACGACGACCCTGAAGGCTATCTCCGGCTTGCTGCACGTGGAAGAAGGCGATGTCACCGACGGCAACATTGAATGGAACGGCGAGCGCATTGACAGGAAAAACGCCGAATATATCGGGCGGCTGGGCATCGTCCAGGCGCTGGAAGGCCGCCGTGTTTTTGAGCACCTTACCGCTGAGGAGAATTTGCTTGTGGGCGCCTTCCACCGCAAGGACCGCAAAGAAGTTAAAAACGATCTGGAGATGGTCTACAATTACTTCTCGCGTCTCCGCAACCTGCGCAACAACACCGCCGGCTACCTCTCAGGCGGCGAGCAGCAGATGGTGGTTATCGGCCGGGCGATGATGGCGCGCCCCAAGCTCATGATGCTGGACGAACCTTCTTTGGGCCTGGCGCCTCTAATGGTGGACGAGATATATTCCATCATCCGCCGGTTCAATGAAGAACAGCAGACATCGGTGCTCCTTGTCGAGCAGAACGTCCGCATCGCCCTGTCCATCGCCCATTACGGGTATGTCATGGAAAACGGGCGGGTGGTGCTGGACGGCACTGCGGACTTTCTTAAAAACAACGAGGATGTTAAAGAGTTCTATATGGGCCTGTCGGCGGTGGGCAAGCGTAAGAGCTACCGCGACGTCAAACACTATAAGCGGCGCAAGCGCTGGCTGTAAATTAGAAAAACAAGAATGACAGTAACAAAAACAGACCTGCATTACGATAAATTAGAATCAATGACCGCGTCCGAAAGGCAGGCGTATCTCGATGCCCGGCTGGTCAAGGCCGTGGCTCGCGCCTACCGGGGGGCGCCCGGAGCTCGGGAGATGTTGAACCAGGCCGGGGTTAAGCCGTCGCAAATCAAAACCGCGGCTGACCTGGAAAAACTGCCGATCACCCGCAAGACCGATCTCATTGAAAAACAAAAACAAAATCCGCCGTACGGCGGCTACTACATCGGTCAGCTCGAAGAGATCGAGCGCGTCTTTATCTCACCGGGTCCCGTTTACGAACCGCTTCATTCCTCGCGTATCAAGTGGTTCGCCAGGAGCTTTTGGGCGGCTGGCTTTCGCCGGGGCGACGTGGCTATCAATACCTTCACCTACCACCTGTCACCCGCGGGTACCCTTTTCGGCGAGGCACTGCGGCACTGCGGCGCCACCGTAGTCGTAGCCGGCGCCGGCAATACCGAGATCCACTTGAGGACGATGAAAGACCTCGGCGTGACCGGATTCGTCGGCACCCCCAGCTACTTGATGGGCTTGATCAATAAAATCGAAGAAACCGGCGGAAATTTCAGGAAGGACTTCAAAGTCAATAAAGCCTGGTTTACCGGCGAGATGCTGTCGCCTTCAGTGCGCCGAATTCTGGAACAAGACTATTGCGTGGATACTCGCCAGGCTTACGCCGTAACCGAACCCGGAGGGGCGCTGGCATATGAATGCTCTCAGAAATCAGGGCTGCACTTAATGGACGACTATCTGATCGAGATAGTCGATCCGGCCACCGGTAAACAAATGCTCCCGGGTGATGTGGGCGAAGTGGTGGTGACACCTTTACATAATCCGCACTGGGGCCTCCTGCGTTTTGGTACAGGAGATCTGTCGCGACTGGTCACGGATAAATGCGCCTGCGGGCGTACGGCGCCCAAACTGGCCGGTTTGCTGGGGCGCACCGGCGAGGCGGTCAAGGTACGCGGCATGTTCATCGTGCCCAAGCAGGTAGAAGCTGCTTTGGCGGCCGTCGACCACGCCGGGAAATTCCAGATTATCGTCCGGCGCGAAAGCAATCGAGATCTAATGACCCTCAGGTTAGAACTTAAACCTGGCACCATCGATTCCAACGAACTGCGCCAGCGCATCGGGCAGGCTTTCCAAAACGCCTGCGTTGTGAAGCTGGATCATTTGGAATTGGCCCCAGCAGGGTCCATTCCAACGGACGCTAAAACCGTTGTGGATGAACGGAAGTGGGATTAGAATGACCGGACCTGCCGAACAGACTGCAGTGGAAACTGAAAAAGCGATTGAAAAACCGGTTATAGTAAGCCTGAAAAACCTGACACTGTCCTTCGGCGGCATCACCGCGTTGAAGGACGTTTCGGTAGACATCCGGGCTAATGAAATACTGGCCATTATCGGCCCTAACGGCGCCGGCAAGACCTGTCTCCTGAACTGTCTCAACGGCTTTTACAAGCCCCAAAAGGGGCAGATACTATTCGAAGGCAAGAACATCACCCGCATCCGGCCGGACAGGGCGGCGCAGATGGGGTTGGCCCGAACTTTTCAGAACATCGAACTGTTCTCCGGGCTGACCACGCTGGAAAACGCCATGGCCGCCCGCCACGTCTTCATGAAGCAGAATTTACTGACCGGGGGGATATACTTCGGCCCGGCTCACGTTGAAGAGATCCGCCACCGGCGCATTGTCGAGGATATCATTGATTTCCTGGAAATCGAGGCCGTCCGCCATCATGTGGTAGCCACACTGCCGTACGGCATGAGGAAGCGCATCGAACTCGCCCGCGCCCTGGCCTTGGAACCAAAGGTGTTGCTGCTGGACGAACCTATGGCTGGCATGAATACCGAAGAAAAAGAGGACATCGCCCGTTTTATTGTCGACATCTTCGAGGGGCAGGGCGAGACTTATCCCGACACCCCGGTCCTCCGCGACGGCGTGCGCGCCATCGTCCTGATCGAGCACGACATGGGCGTGGTCATGGATTTGGCTGACCGCATCGTGGTGCTGGATTTTGGGCGCAAGATCGCTGAGGGAACGCCTGAAGAAATCCGGAACAATCCGCAGGTGATCTCGGCTTATCTGGGTGAGAGCGCTACAAGATAGATTCCTGCCGTGACCTAGGATTTGGGCAGTTCTTCAGCCATTATTTTATCGCGGTAATCGGTTACCTGCCGGCAGAGCGGGCCGCCGCATTCGGGCATGATGCCTGTTTTCCTGGTTCTTTTCTTGGTCCCGGCCTGTGTCCCGGCGTCGGCGCTGAATCTGGGGTAGCTGGCACAGCGGGCTGAGCCGTCCGGGTAGACCATTATGGTGATCTCTTCTCCCACGGCGTCGCATTTAACAGTGGTGGCAGTTACCTGCCAGTCTGGCTGGGGCATGGCACGCATTATATCACACCGACGTTTGCCGTAGGAATTGTGCTGCGAGCTAACGTTTGCCGGGCAGAAGCGTTATAGATATTGAAAACATTTTCATAACTGGC
This window contains:
- a CDS encoding branched-chain amino acid ABC transporter permease; protein product: MSGGLPCGTRNFSYAADMAIFRTKTHWALLIIGLIVLFTAPLYLSVYWLGVVNLIGITIIAATGLNLLTGYCGQLSVGHAGFIAVGAFTSAVLTSRLELPFLVALPAAGLLAGGIGIIFGVASLRVKGFYLAISTIAAQIIIIWVINHLSITGGFLGMSVPRAEIFGITFRSPQSLFFLIMIAVVIVIFFAKNLARTRIGRAFVAVRDNDLAAEVMGINLFRYKLIAFFIGCFLAGIAGSLTAHWIGFVSTEHFSITDSILYVGMIIIGGAGTTLGPILGAVAIRLLQQGVTYISTPLAGIDWLPPGFTAGLAPFTFGLVIVLFLVLEPRGLAHRWNLFKASYRLWPFSY
- a CDS encoding ABC transporter ATP-binding protein; the protein is MTGPAEQTAVETEKAIEKPVIVSLKNLTLSFGGITALKDVSVDIRANEILAIIGPNGAGKTCLLNCLNGFYKPQKGQILFEGKNITRIRPDRAAQMGLARTFQNIELFSGLTTLENAMAARHVFMKQNLLTGGIYFGPAHVEEIRHRRIVEDIIDFLEIEAVRHHVVATLPYGMRKRIELARALALEPKVLLLDEPMAGMNTEEKEDIARFIVDIFEGQGETYPDTPVLRDGVRAIVLIEHDMGVVMDLADRIVVLDFGRKIAEGTPEEIRNNPQVISAYLGESATR
- a CDS encoding leucyl aminopeptidase, yielding MDIKLITGDINKIKADAVIVSIFEDAEGSELEKDLDKALAGAVAELRKKKEIRGKASELTVIHSLGKINAAKAAILGLGKKKELDAARLRSAVADACRGLQRKNNVELALALPETSLSVSDIGRVTAEAAYLGSYSYRRHLTKEAEYGDIKSLVVLFETKLDKDEFDRGARKGEITAQAIRLARDMANEPSNHMAPEDMADIAEKVGRESGVKVEVLDRKDMEKLGMGGLLGVSQASFEKHPPKLIIMRYKGGDGESWDLALVGKGLTFDTGGISIKPADKMEDMKFDMSGGAAAIAAMSAIGKLKLKINVIAAVPATENMPGGGAYKPGDVLKMFTGKTVEVISTDAEGRLILADALGYLVKEAKPRAIIDMATLTGACVIALGGITTAAITNNQPLCDKVIRAGSVAGERIWQLPAYDEYKEQYKSDYADIKNVGGRPAGTITAGLFLGEFVGETPWVHLDIAGTAYGEREKGHLTKGGSGVPVATLVSLAEMLAGE
- a CDS encoding ABC transporter substrate-binding protein translates to MKGNSLARKLSVILLTVIVAGLPVLTAGCDDNGGGQTTAPTSTVKQPLKIGIMYPQTGVAAAKGQPMAAGVLDAIKYINEEKGGVLGHQIEVISRDNGYDAAKATTIINEFISSKALLFTTQASAMMSVVMGIANEASLPGFTVFSAPSITQPAKHIYAQMPDYGDGWAIFADYYMKNVWKGTGKPKMALMLLNNSTGYGAKDAADKLAATMGIEIVAVEEHTSTTANEIEALTRIAAKNPDVIFISSTPQPTSIIVKGIRDIQATGKFAGLTIGCGHASYTSQLVDLAGAAKVEGVYGVFPTVSWGENVAGMAKMTEYVNKYHPDFKNNMDYITAWAEGLLIAKILETAIQNTPGGAANLTPANVEKYGFQMLNYDVEGLHGPVKYTPGDNRLSKGMRVFQVKSGVITAISNWINAAYIDYGLK
- a CDS encoding AMP-binding protein; this translates as MVLIYGGFPYLEPQTIPGLIKRNAEQWPDKAAMCYKNLGVWHRYTWSDYFNKVKHFSLGLIKLGLKPGDIVAIIGDNEPEWFWGEFAVQAAGAIPTGIFVDAVPDEVKFVVNHSGARFALANDQEQADKFLEIRDAAPQLKKVIYWDPKGLKNYDDPLLTGFREVVEMGMEFEKEHPGLFEENLGKIKPADTAFIYYTSGTTGTQKAAILTHKALIATASGFVTRYPLDQKSDLISNFPAAWVGDSFFATVPHILSGARLNFPEEPETIASDTREIGPHFAIYGPRQWEGIVSDIQVKMMDAHPFKRLAYKALLPVGYRMAEARLSGVEPSAFWKALGKASDGVMFRPLKDRLGLSRVRWAVTGSSVLALDTFKLIHAIGIELRQNYASTEAGFISSHGQGDIAFESVGRPALNTEVRLTGEGELYVRSDCMFSGYYKDEAKTKESFAPGGWFRTGDAVNINEAGHIVFLDRLKDMGELRSGVKFAPQYIEGRLRFSPYIKDAMVLGDKEKDFAAAIINIDFAMVSKWAQNHHLNFTTYVDLSQRKEIADLVNKDIARVNSFLPEHSRVRKFVILHKEFDPDEAELTRTRKLRRGAMYQRYADLIEAMYAENKEVKVEAPVTYRDGRKGVVTTSIKVRSL
- a CDS encoding ABC transporter ATP-binding protein, which encodes MLKLNNIEVAYLNVIRVLHGVSLSVPDGQIVTLLGANGAGKTTTLKAISGLLHVEEGDVTDGNIEWNGERIDRKNAEYIGRLGIVQALEGRRVFEHLTAEENLLVGAFHRKDRKEVKNDLEMVYNYFSRLRNLRNNTAGYLSGGEQQMVVIGRAMMARPKLMMLDEPSLGLAPLMVDEIYSIIRRFNEEQQTSVLLVEQNVRIALSIAHYGYVMENGRVVLDGTADFLKNNEDVKEFYMGLSAVGKRKSYRDVKHYKRRKRWL
- a CDS encoding phenylacetate--CoA ligase family protein, coding for MTVTKTDLHYDKLESMTASERQAYLDARLVKAVARAYRGAPGAREMLNQAGVKPSQIKTAADLEKLPITRKTDLIEKQKQNPPYGGYYIGQLEEIERVFISPGPVYEPLHSSRIKWFARSFWAAGFRRGDVAINTFTYHLSPAGTLFGEALRHCGATVVVAGAGNTEIHLRTMKDLGVTGFVGTPSYLMGLINKIEETGGNFRKDFKVNKAWFTGEMLSPSVRRILEQDYCVDTRQAYAVTEPGGALAYECSQKSGLHLMDDYLIEIVDPATGKQMLPGDVGEVVVTPLHNPHWGLLRFGTGDLSRLVTDKCACGRTAPKLAGLLGRTGEAVKVRGMFIVPKQVEAALAAVDHAGKFQIIVRRESNRDLMTLRLELKPGTIDSNELRQRIGQAFQNACVVKLDHLELAPAGSIPTDAKTVVDERKWD
- a CDS encoding branched-chain amino acid ABC transporter permease → MADLMQFVLTGITVGLVYSLIALGFTFIWKSSSVANLALGQMVLLFSWIAYGTMEQAGLPFWAGLPVTIAAAAGLGWVLERVVLRPLIGQPILSLITVTLGVAFLFEGLVAMFWPISTAAMPDFIPDEPVQILGAVVSQEYLWAAGIALVLFILVSIFFRYHKMGVAMRATADDQMAVWACGIPVTKIFSVSWMFAGALAAIGGVLMSSIGGITHGLVETGLKSFSVVILGGLDSFLGAIVAGPIIGLAENLGGGYLTELTWSGVKDVIPFIIIVIVLFIKPYGLFGQERIERI
- a CDS encoding AAA family ATPase, with translation MGYNSLVKADELLACDVSRLRQAVFKQLPQNVERPAFIMLVGLPGSGKSFFACKLTERIPAVVLESDFLRKLLVRRPVYSKSESYRLFRAIHVIARELLLGKYNVVLDATSLSEDSRQPLYSIAAATGAEAIVVYLSTPRETAKTRLIDRISRRDGYSDADWAVYQRLEAGYEPIREPHYEVNNAMDISAVIDRIMAQTRGNS